A region of the Methanobrevibacter sp. genome:
TGGAGCGATTCTCATTGTCGGACCAAAATGGTGTGGCAAGACAACTACCGGCGAACAGCATGCCAACAGCGTATTGAAACTACAGGATAAAGACAATTTTAAGACAAACATGATGTGGGCAGACATAGAGCCTTCCAGATTATTGAAAGGGGACAAGCCACGATTAATCGATGAATGGCAGGTAGCTCCCGTATTATGGGATTCCGTGAGAACAAGCGTGGATGAAAGTGAAGGCTATGGGCTGTATATTTTAACCGGTTCAACAGTGGTTGATGAAGACAGCATCATGCATTCGGGAACAGGAAGAATCCACAGAATGCTGATGAGGCCTATGAGCTTGTATGAAAGCGGCGAATCAAACGGGCAGATTTCAATCATGGACTTATTTTACAATCCCGACATCAACATCAATGAATGTGAATCCGATTTGACAATGGACGGCTTGATATTTGCAGCATGTCGTGGAGGATGGCCCGATTCGATGAATCAAAAAACCAGAGAAGGCAAGCTCTTTGTTGCATATAACTATTTGGAAAATATTTGCAATACAGATGTTTCTGCTGTTGATGGGGTTAAAAGGGATCCTGATAGAGTAAGAATATTATTGCGTTCACTTGCAAGAAACAATTCCACGCTGGCTAAAGACAAAACCATTATAGATGATATTAACGCTAATTTTATGGATATAAGCCGACCAACATACTATTCATATGTTGATGCCCTGAAAAGATTATTCGTAATTGAGGATAATAGGGGATGGTCACCAAACATCAAATCCAAATCAGCAATCAGATCAGGCAACAAGAAAGTATTCATTGACCCTTCAATTGCAGTGGCGGCATTGAATGCAAATCCTGAATCAATGGAGAATGATTTGGAAACTTTCGGGTTTGTTTTTGAGAATTTGTGCATTCGTGACTTAAGTGTCTATACGAATTCCCATGGTGGAAAGGTTTCATATTATCATGACAAGTCCGGTTTGGAGGTTGACTGTGTTGTTCATTTGAGGGACGAGAGATATGCATTGATAGAATGTAAACTTGGAAGTGAGGGGATAGATGAAGGTGCCGGAAACCTGCTTAAGATTAATAGTTTGATTGAAAAGAATAAAAAATTGGATAATCCGACATTTCTTGCAGTGTTGACTGGTGGAAAATATGCATACACTCGCCCGGATGGTGTTAAAGTCATTCCAATCGGTTGTTTGAGATAGTATTCGGATTGAAAATAGGATGAAAGGATAATATTTCTTATTAAGCTATTGTCTAGGTTGGATGGAGGTGCCGGCATTTTGTTTGTGGGTGGCCATGAAAGCCATGAATATGTCCGGCTATTTTTCATTCAAATTGGGCATTGCCCCATTTTTTTCGATATTTATAAATATTGCAAGGGTTAAATCTATTATCATTAACACAATTAATTTCAAAGGAGATTAATCATGGGCTCATATTATGTTATTGACGTAAACAGCGAAGATGAATTCAACAGTCAACTGCAATTGTATTTTTCCCAAAAATACAAGTTGGAAAGCAACTACAACGGACAGGCAACATTGAAGAAGAAATCATACAGCACAGGATTATTGATTGTCTTGATTCTCCTTATATGGCCGGCAGCCTTGATTTACTATTTCACAGCTTCAGACGATGTTGTGGTAATCAAGCAGAACTATGCCGCCGGACCGGGCGCAGCATCCGCAGCTTCTACTGCAGCTCCAGATGAGGAAATCGTTTCATACTGCGGACACTGCGGTGCAGGACTTACTGCAGACTCAAAGTTCTGTCCTGGATGCGGTGCTGATGTAGGTGCTCCTGAAGAGGAAGTTAAAGCCATTGAAGCACCTGCAGCCGAAGAAGCTGTTGAAGATGAAGTTGAAGAGGAAGCAAAACCTGCTGAAGTGATAGATTAAGGAGTTCATTGAGATGCCGAAATTTTGTCCGGAGTGCGGAAACCAGCTCAAGGACGGCGTGAAATTCTGCGACAAGTGCGGAAGCCAGGTTCTCTCTGATTCAACCAGTCCGAATGATGACATGACCAACTTGATGTTGTATAAGGCAAACGAGAAGAGCATGATCAAGGCGTTGATCATTTCAGTATTCTTGCCGGGATTGGGAATTGCATATGCCGGAGACACTGGAAAGGGCGTCCTGTACTTTGTGGCCACAATCATAATTGATGTCATTGGCTTTTTTACACTTGGTATTTTTAATTTCATTGTCTCAATTCCGCTGTGGGCGGGAGGACTCTACCTCACCCACAAGGAAGTCGAAGAGGTCAATGAGGCCAATGCAAGAGTGTACATGAGCAACAGGTAGCTGGTTTGGATGGCTAAATTTTGTGAAAATTGCGGAAGCCCTCTTAAGGCCGGCGCCCAGTTCTGCGACAAGTGCGGCCATAAG
Encoded here:
- a CDS encoding ATP-binding protein, giving the protein MAVKYLPRIVDDDLEKYLTMIGAILIVGPKWCGKTTTGEQHANSVLKLQDKDNFKTNMMWADIEPSRLLKGDKPRLIDEWQVAPVLWDSVRTSVDESEGYGLYILTGSTVVDEDSIMHSGTGRIHRMLMRPMSLYESGESNGQISIMDLFYNPDININECESDLTMDGLIFAACRGGWPDSMNQKTREGKLFVAYNYLENICNTDVSAVDGVKRDPDRVRILLRSLARNNSTLAKDKTIIDDINANFMDISRPTYYSYVDALKRLFVIEDNRGWSPNIKSKSAIRSGNKKVFIDPSIAVAALNANPESMENDLETFGFVFENLCIRDLSVYTNSHGGKVSYYHDKSGLEVDCVVHLRDERYALIECKLGSEGIDEGAGNLLKINSLIEKNKKLDNPTFLAVLTGGKYAYTRPDGVKVIPIGCLR
- a CDS encoding zinc ribbon domain-containing protein — its product is MGSYYVIDVNSEDEFNSQLQLYFSQKYKLESNYNGQATLKKKSYSTGLLIVLILLIWPAALIYYFTASDDVVVIKQNYAAGPGAASAASTAAPDEEIVSYCGHCGAGLTADSKFCPGCGADVGAPEEEVKAIEAPAAEEAVEDEVEEEAKPAEVID